The DNA window TTCCTAAAGGGCTTTCCCAAAGGACAAGATCTCCTACTAGCTTTACTCTTTGTGGAGCGAGTCTTCCTTCACAGTGGCCGATGAGAAGCTCAATGTGCTCTGGTCTGTGAAGGTCCTCCAGGTTGGTGTCGGGGAAGAACTTCTTCCTTGTGGACCTTGTAGAGGCATACTTCTTCTCCAGGTAAATAGGCTTCTTTTCAGATGTTTCACTTACACCCAGTTGGTCTACCTTCTCTACAATCTCCTTCTGAGTCTTTAAGAATGTAAGAAGGCTGTCGAAGTGATTGTCAGGTGTGACACCGTTTCTTGGATTGACCATGAATGTGAGCCAGTCTCTCTTCATATTGTCTGGTAGTTTGCTCTCTGTGGTTTTGATCACCAGGGGATTCTTGATGGCTCCTGTGCTTTCAAGCTCGGTGAGGTCATTCAGGGCCTTTTCTACAGCTTGAATTAAGTCAATTACATTCCTTGTCTGGTGTGACTTTAAAGGAGGGATTTTCTCCAGGTCTTCAATTATTTCCAAGGCAATTGTTGACTTGTTTCCATGCCTGTTGTCAAGTACTCTAAACATGTCCTCAGCACTGTTGTATGTTGACAGGCTCAGGTCTTTGCATATTCTCTCGTCTACACTGTCAAGGAGTTGGAACTTCCTTACCTCCAATGAGCCGGTTGGCTCTCCCTGCCTTTGCAGGTTCTCCAGTCTCTCTTCCATCTGTGAAAATTCCTCTTGAACCAAGTGAATTTGGGTAGACTGGTTGGCTTTATTCTCACCACTGGTTGTGGAACTGCCATCGGTTGAggctctcttcctcttctttcctcctctgcaatTCTTTGTGCGGCGAGGAATTCTGCCCTTCTGGCTTTCAGGTTGTTGCCGAGTGCTCTCAGATCCTTTACTCTGCCTCCCAGGCGTGCTGTCCGATCATGTGGGATCCATTTTTCCCAGTCTTTCAGGCATGCAATTGCATCATGGAGCTTCTTCGCTTCTTCCAGCTGCAGTTCATAGCCGTCTCTATTGATAGCAGCGATGGGGATTGCATGAGCTCTATCACAGGCTATTTCTGTTTCTTGGATTGCAGAGTTTACCTCATCTTCACCATATCTTGGCCAGAGATTGGATTGGACTGCCTTCCGGACTTCAACCACTTTCACGTCACACTCTGCCATTGTCTTTTCAAGCTCATCCTGCTGGTGCTTGTCGAGCTTGACTTCTTCACCCTCATCGGTTTCATCTTCAATGTCTGCCAGTAGGCCAGCCATGCATTCATCATTTGCATTGCTGACATGCCTTGCCAGAGAACTGAGCTTGCTGAACTCATCTTGTAGTTCATGCTTGATCATgctttctgcagctctgctcaggTAGTTTGCTTGCTTGGTGAAGGCAGTTTTAGCTAAGGTCCTCTCTTGCTTCAGTTGCTTGACTGTTTTCCCAAGAGTTTCCTTCGCCATGGTTAAGTCAGTTCAGTCGATTCTTCCTTCCTTCGCGTCGACAGCTTGCTTGACTTCAGGCCTTTGATCCTTGTCTTAACTGCCACGCTGGTTATCAACTGTCAAGTTCTGTGTGCTTTCTGTGACCACAACTGTGCCCAAACTTGAGTTTTCTTCAGTTGTGTGGGGGTCCTCACCAACCAAACGTGCAATgtgttataatattatatatctatattttggATGTCAGTAGATCAGGCCCGTAGAGTGTACAAAGAACTAGTGTAAGCCCTGTGGTCTAAACATGGAGTAttattgggttagggttaggggttaacTGTAACCAGGGCCTGAAAAATGAcacttaacttttttttctcccaaattaatcacatttttgaAAACGAAACAGGCTTGAAAACGTATTAAACTTGGCACTAGCGTCGTTGTTACATAGTCTGTATAgctattttcattatttcaggtTGATGGAAAATTACATCTACAACAGCTTCACTCTCCAGCTGGAGGGGTTCAAAGTCACAAAGGATTCGGAGTCTTTTTCTCGGACTTAATTTCCTACATTTTTGTAACGTTATGAATATTGGGATTTCCATtctgactgataagaaccatcACCAGCCCATGTACCTTGGTGTTCATATTGTGCCCTGGTTGCTTTCAGATATGTTGCAGCCATCTTCTGAATGTCTAATACGTTTTAATGAATGTGTTTACTACACATTTGTTTGGTACAACTTCCCACACTATGCTCATGATCTTGGCCTTTGACAGATATGAGGCCGTCTGCACCCTTttctctgagatatttgtattgtttgtgttttatttcagtttagcgTCTCTCATAAATCTGCTAACTCGCTCACAGTGAGTTTTCCAGTCAGAATCTTGCTGTATCCTCACATGGACACACTCAAACACTATTGAGAGTTTGACTTGttggctggcaggaaaaactgcagagaaTGTCTCACATGCATTCCCTCCAGAAAACGtcaggagaatatccagagttcaggTCATATATTGGAAAGTAGCTTAAGACCAAAGCTACAAGAATTTGCAATAGGCATAAATAAATGACATCGAGGTCAAAGAATAAAGGgatcatgaaaaaaaagaaagagcttCAAGAGTCTTGTGTAAAACTGTCATAGTATTCGGCCATAGTAACAGAATTCAGACAACTTCCACCCcattatttttatgaatatttcGATTCTGATTATTATGATTCTGATGACACAATTGTTTTGTGAACTTTGAAGTTACTAAAGGTATAAGAGTAATTGCAGCATTTATGGTAGAATAGcatgagaaaaacattcagGTATTAAGTGGCACAAGTTGTGTATTTCATCATTAAGATTTTGAATGTTGTCATCAGGTATTATCAAAGGTGTTGATAGTTGAATTCCCTAAAGTAGGAATCACATCAATATAACTGTTGTTATGTGCAGGTGGGTGTTATCAGCAGGGCTGATATCGACCAGGGAAAGAAGGCTAACTGACATTACACTCTTAAGTATGTATCCAGTACTTAAAAGTACTTTTTATAACCTTTaccttttttattaatttcttgaGTAAGAGGAAAAACATACACAGTTATATTACTGAAATAATATTACCTCAGCTTTTATTGTTCAAACAATGATGATTTGTGGAACTTATACTGAAGTTGACTGATCAAAATAATGTGATACGATTTGACTTTTTTCTGAAATGATTTGTCTCATTACACATGACAATAACaacatttctttattctttcagGTTGATGGAAAACTACACCTACAACAGCTTCATACTCCAGCTGGAGGGGTTGAATGTTTCAAATGAATCAATCTACCcagtcttcctcttcttccttttctcctaTCTGTTCATCCTGGTAGCTAACGTAGGCATTGCTGTCCTAGTTTTCACAGACAAAAACCTTCACCAGCCCATGTACCTCCTTTTCTGTAACCTGCCATTTAATGACATACTTGGAAACTCTCTCATGGTCCCGCGTTTGCTCATAGACATCCTGCGTCCTCCCTCTGAACATCTCATCAGTTATTACGAGTGTGTGGTCCAAGCTTTCACCTCACACATGTTCGGCACCACCTCCCACACGGTGCTGATGATCATGGCCTTTGACAGATATGTGGCCATCTGTCATCCTCTGCGTTACGCTGCCATCATGACCAACAAGATGGTGATCAAGCTGACAGTGTCTGCCTGGGGCGTGGCCTTTGTGTTGGTGGGGATTCTGCTGGGTTTGACCATAAGACTGAACCGATGCAGGACAAAGATCATGAATCCGTTCTGTGACAACGCCTCGCTGTTCAAACTctcctgtgagagtgtgtttgttaataatGTTTACGGCCTCACGTTCACCGTGGTCCTGCTCTCAGCTTCTATCGGCAGCATAGTTCTCACATATACTCAAATAACCATCGTCTGTCTGACCAGTAAAAACAAGTCTCTGAACAGTAAAGCTTTAAAGACCTGCAGCACTCATCTAATGGTGTATCTCATCATGACATTTAGTGGAATGATTATTATTGCTCTACATCGCTTCCCTCAGTACTCAGACTATAGGAAACTCTCCAGCATTTTGTTTCATATCATTCCTTGCAGCCTCAACCCAGTTATTTATGGAGTGCAGTCCAAAGAAATACGAAAATTCTTGTCAAAATTGTTTGAGCACGAGAAAATGTGACAATTgtaagagaaaacatttcaatgtttaatttaaaagataatGAGACAAATAACTTGACAACTATGATTGTTCTACtgtattttatgattttgtgTTGATCAACATAGCTCAGTGGTGACGTTATAAAGTCTATATATCTTCTAACATTAATATAATTCTATTGACAAGGTAATGAATGTCATTACATCTCATCATTCcaaacaaactgtgtttttcattatctGAAGCTGCAGATAATTCATATTTTCCTCTCATTTGTAAGTGTGCattctaaatatataataaaagctCAATTgtggtgaaaacatttattgtcATCAAGTGAAACATGAATATGAAGAAGAGGACTTGTGACAGGAGGAAACGTTCGATAACGGTGATGACATGATGACTTTGTTTCAAGGATACAGACACAGTTGGATGAAGAGTTGcagcagtgaaaaaaataaatgtttgaacaaTGCACTGATCACCTCTTGATGTCACTTATCTTACAGTATTATTTAATgaggaatcattttctgatcagaATAGTTTGGTTTTTTTATATCCCTATTATTTGCTAAAATACATTAGAAAGAAATTTGTGGAGCAAATTTTTTACATTGACCTTTGGCAGAtaagctccaaaagttaataaTCAAGAAATGACCCAAGAAATACCCACACTAAATCTAGTGAATATTCATTCAAGTATTGTGGTTATTTTGCACATACATATGCTTCAGAGCATAGTTGGAGACATTTTGGTCACAGCATTTGGAACATTTAGAAAATTGCACTGGTTTACGtcttttttcaaaacatgaactTACAAACGTATTTGTGGTACAAAACATCTCTGTCCTTATTTCTGATATTCAGTAGAACTGTGAGAAGCTTGTGTACAAGGCAAAGTAAAAAGAGAGTAAAAGGTGACTGTTTGGGACAAAATAACTAAACCAATTGAAATGTTCCTGTTACATCTGCCCTTCAAACTGCTTCTACCCTCTCCCTCTAGTTCTGGGTACTGCTAACCTGCTACCACTCCCTGAGTggttcttcctgtgtgtgtgattgcctGCAGGTGCACTGGAGTCAGTGCAGAGCCTCACCAGCTGCACCTCATCTGTCATCAAGCATCTACACATACTCCTCCTGACCACCTTCACACTGCCAGATCGTAGTCTCTGCTACCAGTTAGTGTTGCTACACTTCCAGCCATATAACTCCAAACATTTCATGCCATGCTTTTTTTTGCAATGTTGAGAGTTTGGGTTCCACCAACTATTTTGCATGTGGTCGCCCTCTGCAGGTCTGGAGTGCATCTTGTGAATGTGCTCAATGAATTGTGATTGAGtttctttgctgcttttctttccacCATCTCATGGACTTGAGTTGTGTATGCCACACGCCACTCCGGTTCTTTCTtaagctgtctctctctcctcagaaaAGTGGCCTCCACTGCATTCCTGTTGTTGGGCAGGGAACTTGGATCTTTAATCAAGGGGTATTTTGTGTCCCAGTGAGGCTCATAACTGTGAGCATCTGCTTTCACATAGGTGAGGCCTTGTCTGATAATCTCtagctctctctcctcactcagAGTCATGTCTTTGCCTCCTAGTTGACAGTTACCGCACCGGCATCCTCCACACATGGGTTCACAGGCCGCCCCAATACTGTCCCATTTCCACCAGTCTAAGAATTATCTGCCAGCAACTGTGCTTTTGGTTTCAGCCTTGAATTCTTGCATCTCAGCAATTTCTTGATACTTCATTGCTGTGACTCTCATCAATCGTGCAAAGTGAGTCTCAGAATTGTGCAGAGCCATGTCCACTACTTCACAGAGGTCTGGATATGCTCCGCCAACGATCTTTCCTAAAGGGCTTTCCCAAAGGACAAGATCTCCTACTAGCTTTACTCTTTGTGGAGCGAGTCTTCCTTCACAGTGGCCGATGAGAAGCTCAATGTGCTCTGGTCTGTGAAGGTCCTCCA is part of the Paralichthys olivaceus isolate ysfri-2021 chromosome 15, ASM2471397v2, whole genome shotgun sequence genome and encodes:
- the LOC138413821 gene encoding olfactory receptor 8G17-like, giving the protein MENYTYNSFILQLEGLNVSNESIYPVFLFFLFSYLFILVANVGIAVLVFTDKNLHQPMYLLFCNLPFNDILGNSLMVPRLLIDILRPPSEHLISYYECVVQAFTSHMFGTTSHTVLMIMAFDRYVAICHPLRYAAIMTNKMVIKLTVSAWGVAFVLVGILLGLTIRLNRCRTKIMNPFCDNASLFKLSCESVFVNNVYGLTFTVVLLSASIGSIVLTYTQITIVCLTSKNKSLNSKALKTCSTHLMVYLIMTFSGMIIIALHRFPQYSDYRKLSSILFHIIPCSLNPVIYGVQSKEIRKFLSKLFEHEKM